The genomic region ACGGCGATCAGTCTTCCCAACTCGTCATAAATGTAGGTTTCGTCGCTGGCCTGGGCTTGGATAATATTGGAAACGATAAGAACGAGGAGATAGAAAAAAGCGGCTACAAGAGGTCTCTTCACCGACTACGCCTTTGGCAAATCCCGAGGTAATGGTCCATCGGGATGTAATTTGCTACAGGGATGATCGAATGGCAATTCTCGCGTTTTGTACAGGAAATTTTTCTACTTGTCAAGACCTAAAAAATCCCTTATCAACCCAAAATAGAAATGCCTTGCAAAGTGCCTTTGGCACCCTCGTTGACACACCGTCGGTATCTGTGCTACGCTACCCCCCTCTTTCCGGAGACGGCTTCGTGGATAATAAACTGTTGTCGGTCGAGCGGTTGATCGGCCTTACCATGATCATCATGGGTTTCCTGAACGTTCTGCTTTCCATCGAACACGACCTGGACATCATGCCCGTGATCATCTTCCTGTCCGGCATCGTCCTGTTCGTCCACAGCAGCGTCGAGACCTGGCATAAATGGGGCGTGATCATCCTTGTGATCGCGGCCGGCGTTGTGTTCAAGGTCTACGAGGTTGATCCGCTGGTCACCTACTGGTATAAGATGATCCTGTTCTACGGGACGATCCTCACCGTCATCGTCTTCATGCTCACCCACCGGGTCAAGTCAAGCTCATGAGCGCCGAACGCCTCAAGGGACTGGAACTGGAGATCGATCAGTACCGGATCGCGCAGGAGCCTTTTTACATTCCGGTCCGGAGCGAGGCCGAGCTTTTCCGCACCGCCTACCGGAATCGGATGCCGGTCATGCTCAAAGGCCCGACGGGCTGCGGCAAGACCCGGTTCGTACAGCACATGGCCTTCCAGCTCAAGCGCCCGCTGATCACGATCGCCTGCCATGAAGACCTGACGGCCTCGGACATCGTCGGGCGTTATCTCCTCCGGGGCGACGAGACCGTCTGGGTCGACGGGCCGTTGACCCTTGCGGTCAAGCACGGCGCGATCTGCTACCTGGACGAGGTGGTGGAGGCCCGCAAGGACACGACGGTCGTGATCCACCCCTTGACGGACGACCGGCGGATTCTTCCCATCGAGAAGAAGGGCCAGGTGATCGAGGCGGTGGACGAGTTCATGCTCGTGATTTCGTACAACCCGGGCTATCAAAGCGTGCTCAAGGAACTCAAACAGAGCACCAAGCAGCGGTTCATGGCGATCGAGTTCAACTATCCTCCGAGGGAAATGGAGGTCCGCATCCTGCAGCATGAAACCGGCCTGGGCGAGGCCGTCGCGCAAAGCCTGGTCAAACTGGGCGAGAAGGTCCGGAATTTGAAAAACCACGGACTGGAAGAGGGCGTCAGCACGCGCCTGCTGGTCTACGCCGGCGAGCTCATCCAAAAAGGCATCGACCCCCGGACCGCGTGCGAGGCGGCCGTCACCCAGCCCATCACGGACGACCCCGATATGCACCGGAGCATCTCCGAAATCGTCAACTCCATCTTTCCCTGATCGGCCATGACGGACCCCAAGCAACCGGTGTCGCTCCCGCCCGCGTTGGCCCGCTTTTCCGGCCGCGAGCTGGACGACGAAAGCCGGAGGGCGTTCCTGGAGTCGTTGGCCGCCCTCAGCCCGTCGGACCGGAGCACGCTCTTCGAATTGCTGGAAGAGCTGATCGGGGCCTCGCCGAAATCGGCCGCGATCGGTCTTCGAAATCTGGCCGACGTCCTTCGGACCCTGGGACCGACGCCGACCCTCTCCTGGCTGGACCTGGGCACGGCGATGGCCTCCCGGTCCTCCGCGGCGGCGCAGAAATATTTTTCGGAGAGCCCGGACCTTCTGTCCGAAATCCCGCCGCTCCGGCGGCTTCCGCTCCTGCGGCTGGGGCTCGAGCTCAGCGACGGTCATGCCGGCGTAATCATGGACTTCCTTCGGGCCTGTCCTCACCTGCCGGCCGAAGTCGGAACGGACGACTTGACCGTCTGGATGGAAACCGGACGTCGGCTGGCCGAAGAGGATACGGTGCTCGCGGTCGAGTATTTCCGGATCAGTCCGATGGTCCTGCGTCAGATCCCGATCGGCGATCTTCCGCGGTGGGTCGAGTTGGGCCGTCGCCTCGTCGAGCCGAACACGCTGGGAAAACCCGACTATCTGAAAGCGATTGAATTTTTCCGCCTCAGCACCGAAACCCTCGCGAGCCTCGAACCCCCGGACCTCCGAAAGCCCTTCCTGGAATTGGGAGTCGTCCTGTCTTGGAGATCGGCCGCGCTTGGAATGGACTATCTTCGATCCGCTCCGACGATTCTTCGGGAAATCGAAGCACCGGGCGATCGCCGGCTGTTCCTCTCCCAGGCCCTTCGATTAGCCGAGGCTGTTATATCGGGGGGCCGCTCCGGCGAAGAAAGGACAGGGTCCTCCCATGCCCCCCGCACCCCCGCGCTCGCGCCCGCGGAGCCGTATGCTCGCTTTAACCGGGAACCGGGCATCGTCCTGGACTATCTGCGGGAAGGCTCGAAGGCGTTCCGGACCTTCGGATATAACACGGCCGACTTCATGGCCTGGGTGGACGCCGGTCTGACCTTGCTGACCGTGAATCCCGAGCGCGCCCGGGCGTTCTTCAGCGGACGTTCGAAAACCGGGCAGGAAACGGCCGAGCGTCTCATGGGCGGACTGTCGCTCAAGACGGTCGGCCGGACGCTGGCGTTGTACGCCGAGGGCTTGTCCGGACGGGCCGTCGCGATCAAACCGACGACCGATTTGCCGGAAAGCCTTCGCGAGACGGTCGGCGACGCCCCGACCGGCGACGGGCGGACGATCTATCTGCCGTCCCGAATCCGACTCTATCCCGATGACGAGGACAATTTCCGCTTGTACAAGACCGCCACGCTGCATGAAGCCGGCCACCTCGAATTCGGAACGTATCAACCCGACTTCGCGGAGCTGCGGGACCTTATCCAAGAGGTGCGGGCCGAATACGCCCGCCTGCCCCTGCCCGTCCGGCAGGCGGGGGACGGGCGGGGCCAAGATCTTTCGGATTCCGGCTCCGTCCAAACGGCCGCGGATTATTTCAACCTCTTTCCGAGCCCGGTCTGGGCGCGATCGCTTTGGACCGTTATCGAAGACGCCCGGGTCGATTTCCGGATCCGCGCGGATTATCCCGGAGCGCGCCGGGACATGGACCGGATCGTCGCGATGGATCTTGAGTCCCGGCCGAAACTGGAAGGCCTTCCTCCCCGGGCGGCGGTCTATGAAGCGTTGCTCCAGCTCTCGGTCACGGACACGACCGAGGTCCCGCTGGAGCTGGCCGAGACCGTCTCGGCCGCCTACGATCTGCTGCTCGAGGTCAAGAACCCGGCCGCGACGGCCTCCGATTCCTTGAAGGTTCTGGCCCGCCTCTACCGCTTTCTGGAGGAACAATTCCGGCGCTGGCCGGCCGTAAAGGGGGAAAGCGACCCGCTGGGCGTGCAGGAAAAGACGCCGGATCCCCATGCGGATCCGGCGGCCGATCCGACCGCGGCTTCGCCGCGGCGCGAGACGCGGCCTTCTCCGTCCACGTTTTCCTACCGCGGTGTGATTCAGCCCGATCGGGTCCGGTCCGGTCCGGAGGAAAAGACGGTTCCGATCGATCCGGGCCGTTTCGGGTCCGTTCCCCCCGCATCCTCCGCGGGAGAGTCCCAGAAAAAAACATTGGAGACCGCCCAAACGGAAGGGGCGCCGAAAGAAATTGCGCCCGATCCCGGATTCCAAAATGCTCCAACCCATCCGGAGCCCGCCCCGGACGCCGAGACCGCGACCTTTCTGTACGATGAATGGGACGACGCGGCCCAGGAATACCGCCCCCGGTGGTGTCGTCTGCGCGAGCACCGTCTGCAACCCGGATCGAGCCAAACGGTTCGGCAGACCCTCACCTCCTACGCGCCGGTCCTGAGGTTGCTCCGGCGCCATTTCCAGAGTTTGAGGCCCGAGGCCTTCCGAAAAGTCAAACGTCAGGCCTACGGCGATCAGCTCGACCTGGACGCCATCGTCGAGGCCCGCACCGAGCTCCGGAGCGGTCAGACACCCCGGGAAAACCTCTACATCAAGAACGAGAAGCTGGTGCGGGACGTGGCCGTCGCGTTCCTGATCGATCTGAGCGGCTCGACCAGCCGGCAGATTCCGTCCGCCCGGAAGCGCGTCATCGACGTCGAACAGGAGGCCCTGATTCTGATGGCCGAGGCCCTTGAGGCCGTCGGCGACGCCTTCGCCATTTACGGCTTTTCGGGGGATTCAAAGGACCGCGTGGACTTCTACATCATCAAAGACTTTTCCGACGCCGTCAATCCCCTCGTCCACGAACGAATCGGCGCGATGCGCTCCATGAACCAGAACCGGGACGGAACCGCCATCCGGCACACGCTCGCCAAACTCGAGCAACAACCGGCGAAGACCCGCTTGCTCCTCCTGATCAGCGATGGAAAACCGCTGGACGCCGGCTATGCCGGCGCCTACTCCCTCCAGGACACGAAGCGGGCGCTGAGGGAAGCCCGGATGCGCGGCGTTCACCCCTACTGCATCACGGTCGACCGGGAGGCGAGCCGGTACGTGACGGAGATGTACGGCGAGGTCGGTCATACGATCATCGACCGGGTGGCCACCCTTCCGGACAGACTGCCCCGCATTTACAAACGATTGACGACCTGAACGACGGGAGACGCCGAACCGATGACCGCGACGCAGAACGAGCCGTATCACGGCTGGATCTGGGACATGTTTCAGGAGTACGTCCGAAAGATCACCCGCACCGCTTCCACCGGGGCAATGCCGCTGGTGGAAATGCAGTCCCGTTACCGCACGATGCACCGGGACTTCGACATCAAGATCATGGTGAGCGACAAGGTGGGGATGATCGTCCAGTTTCTGGACCTGGACCTGTATCGCTTTTCCGACTTCGAGTCCCTCCTCCAGCCCTCGTCGTTTATGAATTTTCTTTCGGAAAAATACGGCGGGGGGAAATACAAGGTGAACCTCTATCACGGCGGGACCTTCATCGCCACGAAGAATTTTAAAATCGAAGAAGGTCCGGAGAAGTGGCGGGACCTGTTGCAATCGAGGGAAGGCCCGAAGGGGTGACGGCCCGCGGGCTCAGCGGGAGCCCCGACGCAGCAGGACGACCTTGATGGTTTCAAAAATGATGGTCAGGTCCAGCCATATCGAAAGGTTTTTAATGTAGAAAAGGTCGTACTGAAGTTTTTCCAACGCGTCTTCCATGGAAGCCCCGTAGCTGTATTTGATCTGGGCCCACCCCGTGATCCCCGGTTTCACCGTGTGGCGCACCGCATAGTATGGAATTTCCCGGAGCAACACCGCCACAAAAAAAGGCCGTTCCGGGCGGGGCCCCACAAAGCTCATGTCGCCCTTCAAAACATTGATCAGTTGCGGCAGCTCATCCAGCCTCGTCCTGCGAAGAAAGCGGCCCACCGCCGTGGTCCGGCTGTCCTGGTGCTGAGCCCAGACCGGCCCCGTCGCCGCTTCCGCGTCCACGCGCATCGATCGAAACTTCAACAAGGTGAAGATTTTTTCGGCCTCCCCCACCCGCTCCTGGCGGAAGAATACCGGACCGGGGGAATCCATGCGGATCAGCAGCGCGATGATCAGAAAAAGCGGAAAGCTTGCCAGCAGGGCCGCGGTGGCCAACAGAACATCCATGCCGCGCTTGGCCATGCGGGCCAGACGGTATTGGCGGAACCCCGATGAAAAAATAAACCAGCTGGGTTTCAGGTTTTCAACGATGATCTTTCCGACCAACCGCTCATAGAAATTGACGCCGTCTTCGACCCAGGTCCCCTGGAACTTGCATTCCAATAAAACGTTTACGGGCAGTTTGCCCCGGCGGTCCTGGAGCGCGACAATGACACGGTCGATATTATGTTGGGAGACGATGGCGGAGAGGACGGAGTAATCGCCGATGACCTTCGGGTTGACCACGCTCTCCCCCAGTTTCTTCGGGTCCTCGTCGACAAAACCGACGATCTCATAATTCCCCGGATGGTTTTGCAGCACCTCTTCCCCGATCTTCCGGGCCAGGGAACCGGAGCCGATGATGACGACCCGGTCCCTCAACGGTCCGATCCGGCTGAGCCGGTCGCACGTCCATCTCCAGCCGATCACCGCGAGAGGAAGCAGGAAAAGCGTGATCAGAAAAATCCCGCGCCCGATGATCAAGGACGGAAAAAGATAATAAACCACCGCCAAGAGGATCGCGGCCGCCGCCAGAGACTGGATGAATTTGATCGCCCACTCGCGGGGCTGGTTGAGCAAGCGGATGGCATAAAGATCGTTGTAATAGAAGCTGAGCTGGCAGATGGACGCGATCAGAAACGCCTTGTAGTAGATGAGACTGTAGGCCAGGGGATCCGAGCCGTCAACGAGAGATCGAACCGCCACGGCGAGCAGAACGAAGAGGGAGATCAGCAGGTTCTCGACAAATATGAATCCGATGCGCCGGATTAATTTTCCCCGACTGGACAACAACATGGCTCACGTCCGTTTAGGCACTCTATTTTATTTGGTGATGATAGTAGTAGTAGTGCGACATAAATGCGCTGACGTTGTTTAACACGATGCCGACGATCTTATCGGTATCCAGATCGGCCATGGCCCGCTTCACGATATGCTGCGGGGTGTGACCGGCCCAGATGACCATAATCAACCCGTCGACCAGTTCGGTGATCACACTGGCGTCGGCCAGCGGAAGAATGGGTGGAATGTCCAGCACGATATAATCATACCGGCCCTTCATTTGCTGTAAAAATTCCCGGGCCTGATCCGAACTCAACAGACGGAGGTCGTCCCCCAGACTCTTTCCGGCCGGCACCACCGTGAGACGGCCGTCAAAGTAGGTCAGGCCGACGTGGGACAGATCGGTCTGCCGGGCTAAAAGATTGACCAGACCCCCGTTCATCGTCCGGCCCAAAAGTCGGGCCAGGGTGGGGTTCTTGAAATCGACCTCCAGGAGCAAAACGCGGCGGTCGAAGTCCTTGGCCAGCGCCGCGGAAAGGTTGATCGAGGTCAAGGTTTTTCCTTCATTCTGGATGGAACTGATCACCGCGATGATGCGCGGTCCCTTGTCCTTGGAGAGTTTCGTCAGTTTGGCGCACACGACACGATACTGCTCGGCGGCGATCGATACCGGCTCGGTGATGCATACCAGCGTCGGATCCAATTTTTCAGTCAGGCTCGCCGATTTCCTTCCGCGCTTCACGCTTTCGCCCAGATTCGGGATGGAGGCCAGAACGTTGATGCGAAGAACCGACTCCACCTCTTCGGCTTTTTTGAAGGATTTATCCATCATGTCCCGGAGGTAAACCGCCCCTCCTCCGGAGGAGAGACCCGCGAGCAAACCCATCAGGACGATCCTGAACAGATCCGGTTTATACGGCGTGGTCGGCAAAACGGCGGGATCGAGAATGCGGAATTGCTCCCCCTTCTGCCGCTTTTCAAGATTTTCCGAAATCTGCGCGTTGAGTTTCTTGTCCAGCAGGGATTGATAATGCTGCTTGGTGCTCTCGTAGTCCCGCATCAACGCCAGCATCTGCTGCTCGCGAAGCGGCGCGTTTTCCACGCGGTCCTCGTAGGCCTTCATCTCCGCAACAATCTGTTTTTGTCTGTCTTCCAGATGACGGATTTCAAGAAGGGTTTGACTGTACTGTCCCTGCAAATCGTCCCTCGGAACCGCCTCCGTCTCGACCGTCCCCTTTTTCTGGTCCCCGTCCTTCGTCTTGCCGGCACCCGGTTCTTTGACGTCGGCCGCATCCGCCTTGAGCTGCGTTTCCAGCTCTGTGATCTCACTTTTCAGACGAATAACATCCGGATACTTGTCCGTGAAGCGCGTTTGCAGATCCGTCAGTTCGCTTTGCAACCGGACCAACCTCTGGGCCGGCGTCATCGCCTGCAATGGATCGGCCGTCGCGCGATCCGACTCGGACGGCGCCGGCCTGGAACTGCTCTCCAATAAAATGGCCCGTCGTTCCTTGGCTTTGGACAAAGCCTCGCCGAGAGTTTGTTGCTCGAGTTGAAGCCGATCCAGGGTCCTCAGGTTGGCCGTGGTTTGTTCGGGAAGTTCTCCCATGAATTTCTGTTTGAACTGCCTGATCTTCGTCTCCTGCGTCTCCAACTCCGCCTTGATCTCGTTCAGTTCGCTGTCCAGGAAGTCGGAAGTCCCCTCCACAAACTGTTCGCGCACCTTGAGATTTTGTTCAATAATCAGGGAGGCCACTTTATTGGTCACCAACATCACGGTGCGGGGGTCCGGGCCCTCGTACGAAATGCTGAACGCCTCGATGTCCCGGGCTCCTCTCTCGACCTTGACCTCCACGTGTTGCTGCATCGTGTCCACCAACGCGTCGGGCGTCTCCTTCGCGCCCTCCTTATAAAGCCCGAGGTCGTTTATGACGGACTGCAGGAAGGACCGGCTGGTGACCTGTTGCTGGATGTTGCCGAGCCTTGCGTCGATGTCGGTCGAAACGGTCGATTTGACATAGTCCTCCGGAACCTTCTGCTGTTCGACCATGATCAACGTCGAGGCTCTGTAGGTTTTGGGGAGCACAAAACACAGCACAAGGCTGATAATCACGGACAACGTAAACGGGATGATCAGATACCATCGCCGGCGCGACAACATCTCCCAATAATCCTGCCAAACCATCTCGTTCACTTGCGCGGACATCCGACCTCTCTTAAGACCATTTCGCCCGCAGCGTAAAGCTGCATTGATTGTCGATCAATCCGTCCTGATAACTTCCGAACGTTTCCTGTCGGAGGTACCCGTACGTCAGATCGCTCAGCAACCACGACGTAACCTGGTAATGCAGTCCCAGGCTTGCGCCCTGAGAACGGATATCGATCAGCACACCGGTCCTCTTCTCCGCGTTCGTGGAATAGTTCCGGGCAACGTTGACGGAAACCTCCCCGCCGAGACTCGGGGTGAATTGTCGGCTCAGGGAAAGAGCCCCGGTGTCCGTGATCAGCGCCGTATTAACTATGCCGCTGAAGGTATTCGTTTCCTGACTGACCCGGGCGTTCAACCGGACCTGTTCCTTAAACTGCCTCGATATCGACAGACTCCCCTGCGCCGAGAATTCCGGCCGATTCTGATCCGGGAGTATCATGGCGACCGCGCCTCCCTCGACGGTCCCGGTCATGATCGGAGAAAATTCATGCTTATCTCCCACGCTGATCGAATGAAGATGCGTAATCGGCCCACCGTAGGCGTTCACCCGGCTATAGGAATAACCGGTCGTGACCACATCGGTGCGGCTCACATCATGGCCGACGCTCAGTTGGATATGGTTCGTTTGGGTGTCGATCAGCGACGGGTCCTGGAAATTGGTGTAACTGTTGCTATACGCCACCTCAATCCTCGTCAGGGTTGACAGCGGCGTCGTATCATCGATCCCGAAGACGTTCGTAAACGTTCTCGTCAAAGGCGTGATGACCCCGCCGGTGGTCACACCCGGAGAAGGGGTCACCAACGATTGAAAATTCGGCAATGTCGGCGTATACGACATCAGTTCATGAACATGAAACGTGGAACCTTTGGGCAACGCCGACATCAGCATCCGGCCGAAATCCGTGTCCAGGGACAGGTTTTGGAGGACCTGATTTAAGTTGTGATGATTCGCGAATAATTCCGCTTGAAGACCATAGCTGGCCGTGACGTCCATATTCGTTCCTTGATATTTCATTCCCACCTGCGGTCCGATCACATAGACCATGTCCGACTGACCGTCGGGAAGAAGCTGCACGTTGGAGTCGTATCGAGTCGTCAAATCCAACTCCGAAAACCATTGCCATGCTCCTTGAGCGGGGCTCGGAACAACGATCATCCCTACGATCAGCGCCGAAACTGTTTTGATAAAATGGCTGCCGCTCAGTTTTTCCTCATTTTCCTCGGCGTCCTTCAGGGGACGACGATGGTGTCCCCCGATTGGATCACGAGATTCTTCTTGGGATCTTCGCTCGAAATGATGTCATCATAGCGGACCCGGAACTTGACCTCGGTGGCGTTCAGAGGATCCTTGCGAAACAGCGCCATCCCGTTTTTAGAAGCGAACGGTGTAAACCCTCCCGCCACGGAAATCGCTTGCAGGACCGTGGTCCGCTCCTTTAAGGGATACTTTCCCGGCCGGGCGACTTCCCCGGTTATGTAATAGAAATAACTGTTAATGGTGGTCACCAAGACCGAGATCTCCGGAGTGGCAATGTAATCCTTCATCCGCCGGGTCACGATCGTTTTGAGTTCTTCCGTGGTCAGACCGCTGGCTTGAACATCCCCGACCAAGGGCAGCGAAATTTTCCCGTCCGGCCGGACCGTCACCGTCCGCGTGAGGTCGGCATTCTTCCAGACCATAATCTCCAACACGTCCTCCGGTCCAATGCGGTACTCATCCACCACCCGTTGACCGTCGATCTGAGGCCGTGGAAAATCAACCAACAACGAGTTGCTCTGGGTCCGGATGTCCGGCTTAAGGAACTGATTGAGGAGCACCTCCAACTGAACGGCCGGGGGCGGAGATTGACCGTCGCGAACGGTGATCTCACGAATCGCCCCTTTATCCACCTTGATCGTGTGATCGTAGGAGCCGCGGGTCATGGAGAGAAGATTGATGACCACCCTCGGTGGATTATCCAGCAGGAGGTACGTATAGGTAATGGGCTTCTCGCCTTGAACCACGATTTCCGTTTTGTCCGAGAGGTCCATCACACGAAGGTCGGTGATGGACGGACCTCCTTTGGGGGTTGAGTCCGGTCGATGCGGTATCGAACCGCAGGCCGCCGCCAAGAGGCCGAGCGCACCCATCAAAACGGTTCTGCAATGCGGTCTTAAGAATCTCATCTACTCCATTCGCTCAATCCGGCATGCTGACCAGATTGCCCCCTCTTTCCTGGGCGTTCATCAGCAATTGTTCCGACTTTTGGATCAACCCCGCAACGTCGTTGGCCGTCGTCGGGAAACAGGACACGCCGATGCTGATGGTGCGACGGTCTTTCTCCGTGCCGGAATCAAAGGTGTAGTGCTCCACCCGCTCACGAATCCGCTGTCCGACCTTGATGGCGTTCTCCAAATCCGTATAATGAAGGACGATAAAGAAACTGCTGTCGACCCGCTTTCCGAGAAGATCGGTCCCCCGAATCTCATCCCGCATCAGAAAACCCAACGTCCGATGCACGGATTCTTCCGCCGCGTCCGCGGCGCGGCTCTTGAGGCCGTCCAATTGAACCACCAGCAGCGAGAAATAATACAAATACCGGGTCGCCTTTCGAACTTCAAGTTCCAAAAGATATTCGAAAAAATTTCTGTCGAGGGGCTGGACCCATCGGTTGTCACCCCGGTTATCCGGATTGGATGAATTCGACATCATGACTTTTTCTCCTCGCTAGCCCATGACGATTGATCTACAGTGCGCAGGATATCGGACTCAGGTTAGCGGACCGGCTCGGACGTGTCCGGCTCCCCCTCCAAATTGCATTGTCGGATCTTGTACAAAAGGGCCTTATAGCTGATTTTCAGGAGCCGCGCCGCCTCCTTGCGGTTCCAACGCGTCTGCTCCAGGGCTTTCAGGATCGCCTCCCCTTCGGCCTTTTTCATGGCCTCGCGTGCGACCTGCTTAAGGGGCAAAAACGCGGAAAGATGACCCGCCTCCTTCACACGCTCCACGGCCGGAGGTTGCGGTTCCGCCGAGTTCGACAGGTCCGGAACAGGCTTGGAGTTGATCTTGTTGCGTCCTTCCTTCAAATACTGGTGGATAATCATTTCTTCCTGGCCCATGATCACGATCCGTTTGACAAGGTTCTCCAGCTCCCGCACATTACCCGGCCAGTCGTAGTTCATCAGATGTTGCATGATGTCGGCCCCAAGCTGACGGCATGCTTTATTGAATTGTTGATTGTACTTCTGCAGGAAGCATTCGATCAACATCGGGATATCCTCTTTGCGGTCCCGAAGCGGAGGAAGTGATATGCTGACGACGTTCAGCCGATAATAGAGGTCCTCACGAAAGGTTCCCTCCGCGACGGCCTTCTCAAGGTCTTTGTTGGTCGCGGCCAGAATTCGAACATCCACTTTTTGTTCATTCCCTCCCAGCAGGGCGAACTCCCCCCGCTGCAAAACGTGAAGGAGTTTGGATTGAAGCTCGAATGGAATATCGCCGATCTCATCCAAGAAGATCGTCCCGTGATTGGCCATTTCGAACTTTCCGGGACGTCGGCGGAAGGCCCCCGTGAAGGACCCTTTTTCGTACCCGAACAACTCGCTTTCAAGCAGACCTTCCGGGATCGCGGGGCAGTGCACCGTGATAAACGGTTTCCCCGATCGATTCGAACATTCATGGAGACTCCGGGCGACCAACTCTTTCCCGGTCCCGCTTTCTCCCCGAATGAGAATCGTCACATTCGTATTCGAAACATGATCGATGACCGCCCTGACCTCCTGCATGCGGTGGCTGGATTCCAAAAGCAACTGGGGATGATATCCCTTTTGCCCGCTCACCGGCATTGGGGTGACAAGGTCATTCGGCGGTAGAACCGCGCCCCGAGATTCTTGGAAAGCTTCCAAGATATGGGTCTTCAGCTCTTGAGGAAGAAACGGTTTGGTTACAATTTTCCATGAAGCCGTGGACGACAGGTCATTTAAAAATGGAACCTGGATCTGACCCGTCAGCAGAATCACCTTTGTGGAATCCCCAAGTTGCTTGAATCTTTGCAGGTACTGTAGGGTATCGGGATTAATCCGCCAAAGGTCGTAAACGACCACTGCCGGTTTAACGGAAGCCAATTCTTCCCAAAAGGACTCCGGATTCAATGCCATATAAATTTTTTGATCAAAATGAGATATAAAACTCTTCAAATAATTCCTCATAATCGGATCACTGCTAATGAGGAATATCGGACTATTCACCATAGAATTATCCGTCAAACCGGTATATGGCATATTTTTGCCATTTCCTTTATTCGGCATAAAATGGAAAAACTTTTCCATATTATAGCATCTTCTAAGCTAAATAATATGAGTGAGGCAATCCGAGTGTCAAGAAATATTTGAAGATTACGGATTACCTATTTCAGGCGGATTTCTTTTTGGCCAAACCGGTCAAAATAATAAGACCGATTCCGATGAAAAGAGTTGTCATAACCTCGCTTCTTTTCAGGAGTTCCGGCGAAAAACTAAAAATAACCCCTATAATCAAAAACGCGGAACCAGAAAGCACGATAAAGATCTGATTGTAGCGTCTCCACATGGTCTGATTCTCCTTAATTTAATATCCGCTCTTATACTTTGCAACTATCAGACCAGAAAATCGGTTGGTCCAAATTCAAATCTCCATTATATATACTGCCACTTAAAACTCCGTTGCAAGACCCAACATGATACTGTTGAGTTTGTCTCTCGTTTTGGCCCCCGTCACACCGCCGGACCGTGTGCCTGATCCGGAATAACTTGAGATCAAATCACTGAAAAGATAGCGGATTGAAACCCAAAGATTCGACTGCAAACGATAACGTCCTTCTGCGCGAAATCCGATCGACCAGGAGGAAGAGTCGTCCCCGCTGGTTACCGGATGCTCATCCACCCTCAAGACCGGCTGATAAT from Nitrospiria bacterium harbors:
- a CDS encoding VWA domain-containing protein; this encodes MTDPKQPVSLPPALARFSGRELDDESRRAFLESLAALSPSDRSTLFELLEELIGASPKSAAIGLRNLADVLRTLGPTPTLSWLDLGTAMASRSSAAAQKYFSESPDLLSEIPPLRRLPLLRLGLELSDGHAGVIMDFLRACPHLPAEVGTDDLTVWMETGRRLAEEDTVLAVEYFRISPMVLRQIPIGDLPRWVELGRRLVEPNTLGKPDYLKAIEFFRLSTETLASLEPPDLRKPFLELGVVLSWRSAALGMDYLRSAPTILREIEAPGDRRLFLSQALRLAEAVISGGRSGEERTGSSHAPRTPALAPAEPYARFNREPGIVLDYLREGSKAFRTFGYNTADFMAWVDAGLTLLTVNPERARAFFSGRSKTGQETAERLMGGLSLKTVGRTLALYAEGLSGRAVAIKPTTDLPESLRETVGDAPTGDGRTIYLPSRIRLYPDDEDNFRLYKTATLHEAGHLEFGTYQPDFAELRDLIQEVRAEYARLPLPVRQAGDGRGQDLSDSGSVQTAADYFNLFPSPVWARSLWTVIEDARVDFRIRADYPGARRDMDRIVAMDLESRPKLEGLPPRAAVYEALLQLSVTDTTEVPLELAETVSAAYDLLLEVKNPAATASDSLKVLARLYRFLEEQFRRWPAVKGESDPLGVQEKTPDPHADPAADPTAASPRRETRPSPSTFSYRGVIQPDRVRSGPEEKTVPIDPGRFGSVPPASSAGESQKKTLETAQTEGAPKEIAPDPGFQNAPTHPEPAPDAETATFLYDEWDDAAQEYRPRWCRLREHRLQPGSSQTVRQTLTSYAPVLRLLRRHFQSLRPEAFRKVKRQAYGDQLDLDAIVEARTELRSGQTPRENLYIKNEKLVRDVAVAFLIDLSGSTSRQIPSARKRVIDVEQEALILMAEALEAVGDAFAIYGFSGDSKDRVDFYIIKDFSDAVNPLVHERIGAMRSMNQNRDGTAIRHTLAKLEQQPAKTRLLLLISDGKPLDAGYAGAYSLQDTKRALREARMRGVHPYCITVDREASRYVTEMYGEVGHTIIDRVATLPDRLPRIYKRLTT
- a CDS encoding CbbQ/NirQ/NorQ/GpvN family protein produces the protein MSAERLKGLELEIDQYRIAQEPFYIPVRSEAELFRTAYRNRMPVMLKGPTGCGKTRFVQHMAFQLKRPLITIACHEDLTASDIVGRYLLRGDETVWVDGPLTLAVKHGAICYLDEVVEARKDTTVVIHPLTDDRRILPIEKKGQVIEAVDEFMLVISYNPGYQSVLKELKQSTKQRFMAIEFNYPPREMEVRILQHETGLGEAVAQSLVKLGEKVRNLKNHGLEEGVSTRLLVYAGELIQKGIDPRTACEAAVTQPITDDPDMHRSISEIVNSIFP
- a CDS encoding TIGR03013 family XrtA/PEP-CTERM system glycosyltransferase, producing the protein MLLSSRGKLIRRIGFIFVENLLISLFVLLAVAVRSLVDGSDPLAYSLIYYKAFLIASICQLSFYYNDLYAIRLLNQPREWAIKFIQSLAAAAILLAVVYYLFPSLIIGRGIFLITLFLLPLAVIGWRWTCDRLSRIGPLRDRVVIIGSGSLARKIGEEVLQNHPGNYEIVGFVDEDPKKLGESVVNPKVIGDYSVLSAIVSQHNIDRVIVALQDRRGKLPVNVLLECKFQGTWVEDGVNFYERLVGKIIVENLKPSWFIFSSGFRQYRLARMAKRGMDVLLATAALLASFPLFLIIALLIRMDSPGPVFFRQERVGEAEKIFTLLKFRSMRVDAEAATGPVWAQHQDSRTTAVGRFLRRTRLDELPQLINVLKGDMSFVGPRPERPFFVAVLLREIPYYAVRHTVKPGITGWAQIKYSYGASMEDALEKLQYDLFYIKNLSIWLDLTIIFETIKVVLLRRGSR